A genome region from Hippopotamus amphibius kiboko isolate mHipAmp2 chromosome 1, mHipAmp2.hap2, whole genome shotgun sequence includes the following:
- the NEUROG1 gene encoding neurogenin-1 has translation MPAPLETCLSDLDCASTSSSSAGSSSTSDLSGFLTDEEDCARLQPPASASGLPATAHRGAPGIPGASDTPRAQDEEQERRRRRGRARVRSEALLHSLRRSRRVKANDRERNRMHNLNAALDALRSVLPSFPDDTKLTKIETLRFAYNYIWALAETLRLADQGLPGGGARERLLPQPQCAPCLPGPPSPASDAESWGSGAAASPCAAAASPLSDPSSPAASEDFTYGPGDPLFSFPGLPKDLLHTTPCFIPYH, from the coding sequence ATGCCAGCCCCTCTGGAGACCTGCCTTTCGGACCTCGACTGCGccagcaccagcagcagcagcgccggcagcagcagcaccagcgACCTGTCCGGCTTCCTCACCGACGAGGAGGACTGTGCCAGGCTCCAACCGCCCGCGTCCGCCTCGGGGCTGCCCGCGACGGCCCACAGGGGCGCACCCGGGATTCCCGGGGCGTCAGACACTCCTCGGGCGCAGGACGAAGAGCAGGAGCGGCGGCGGCGCAGGGGCCGCGCGCGGGTGCGCTCCGAGGCGCTACTGCACTCGCTGCGCAGGAGCCGACGCGTCAAGGCCAATGACCGCGAGCGCAACCGCATGCACAACTTGAACGCGGCGCTGGACGCGCTGCGCAGCGTGCTGCCCTCCTTCCCCGACGACACCAAGCTCACCAAGATCGAGACGCTGCGCTTCGCCTACAACTACATCTGGGCTCTGGCCGAGACTCTGCGCCTGGCGGACCAGGGGCTGCCCGGGGGCGGTGCCCGAGAGCGCCTCCTGCCGCAGCCGCAGTGCGCCCCGTGTCTCCCGGGGCCCCCGAGCCCCGCCAGCGACGCCGAGTCCTGGGGCTCCGGTGCCGCCGCCTCCCCCTGCGCTGCTGCCGCCTCGCCACTCTCTGACCCCAGTAGCCCCGCTGCCTCCGAAGACTTCACCTATGGCCCCGGCGacccccttttctccttccccgGCCTGCCCAAAGACTTGCTCCACACGACGCCCTGTTTCATCCCTTACCACTAG